The stretch of DNA CACACTCAGCCATGGTGGCTCCTGCACTTGCTTATCCCCTCTCAGCTCCACCCAGGCCTCCCCATGTTGCCCAGAGTTTGATTATCTGGCTCCAGTCACTGACCATGATTCTACGCTTCAAATTATCACAGACCTAtagggtgatgtcacagaggctACATCCATGTTTTTGTGCAGCCTTTAATTTAGAGGGGCAGCCACCGATAGCCTGCATATAGCAGTGTATATGGTTTCTCTAAAGACCAGCTCGGAGCATTCGCCACCACAGGCTGATGGTCTTTTTTGTCCGATGATCTACCAAGCCAAGTTGAAAGAACAACTGAaaattgacaaaaaaacaaaagaactgcatgaaattcaaacagacattttaaactcaaagaagaagaaagcttGGTATTCTACTGAGTGCATTCACGATTGCAGTTTTTGAGCTCTGGTCAGAGAAAGCAGCAGTTTGTGGTGCTAAGTGCTGTTTGTTAGATAGTCAAAGAATGCACACTGTATGATCAATGCATCTAATTATATTTTCCCCAATCTTGTTTGTTCACAGCAACTTCTCCAACTACAGGAATCGCTTCAGCATGCCAGGCCAGACTGAGAGCCTCTGGTACAGGTACGGCCGTCTCAAAAAGAAATATGTTCTTTTCCAACAGGAGCCCCATGTGAAGTATCATATGAAAGTGTACCCAACCTCTTGCTGGGCTGCCTGTAAGGATAATGAGCTGTAAGAGTCAGTGTGCAGCTCCCTTGTATATCAGAGATGCTAAGACTAAACAAAGGAGCTACACATCCGACTGAGTGAGTGACGACAGACTTCCTTTTCTCAGACAGATAATACATTTCTAGACCACAGACCAGCAGCCCACTCTTCACGGCTTAAATTCAGAGAGCCCCACTGGCTGAGAGCCTTTAGCAGTTAGAAACGAaggggagcagagaggaagactgGACAGGCTATTGGAAACTGTTCAAATCCTTAACATTAGGCAACCATGTTCAGCACATACACTTACTTTTTCATATCCCTTTTTTCATATTTCAGATAAACATGTAAACACCCACAATgcagtgcagctctgtggaaGAAGGGACATTCTTTTACATTTAACAGCAACGTGCCAGCGGCAAAACATTGTCTGGACTTTGTAGTATTTTTCACACTATGTAGGGTTTAATGTCGGCCTGTTGTTGCTTATCGGATGCTTTTCTGTTTCCTCTACTGGGTCAAGTCTGTGTATCATTTtaatgatgtgtgtctgcagctggaaCCTGGGGTCAGCGCACATCATCTCTTTTTCCACTGAGGTTTACTTCTACTTAGATTTTGGCCTGGATCTCCTCTTTAAGCAGTATGACTGGCTGACGAAAGATCTGGAGGTTCGTGAACACAACAGTTACATCACTTGATGGTTGATgatgtgctctgtgttttttttacgcACCTGCTCTCAACCTCACTTTTTCTCATTCTGTCACAGACatcttgatttattttttatttatttgtggaTATATTCTCTCCTGATCTAGGAGGCCAACAAGCCTGAGAACAGAGCTTTAAGGCCATGGATCATCACTATGGGTCACAGACCTATGTACTGCTCTGATGACGACCAGGATGACTGCACCAAGTTTGACTCCTATGTATGTACTGCACATTTTCCAACTGTCATAGTGAGTAGTGGTGTGGAGAAAGATGGGTAGATGGGGGGTGGTGGTGTAAAGTCAAGAAAGTCTTGACAGGAGACTGCCTTAAAGGACACATATATCCTTACTTGGTCCTTAGTGGTGACATTCCTGTTAAAAGCACTTAGCAACATTCCAGACAATCAGAGTTATTTTTAAAAGTagccatgttttattttataaactAAAAGTATTTACGGAAATTATTAGTAGACACCTAGCAGACGTGTCGTATGCATGTTGTATGCTGGCCAGTCCACATCACAACCCATAGGCACGTACAGCACGGTATGCTGTCATAATCACTGTAATTTGCACCAAATAGTTTCCACTTAAGAGTTGCCTCTCTCAGCACTTGGCACTATAAGGAGTGAGGCTGGCATGGGCATGATGGAGTTCTACCAGGTAGTGTTTCACATTGCAGGTACATTAATGCCACTTCATACTGTCATTACTCCTCTCTGTTATATCTCAGGTCCGGCTGGGGCGGAATGACACCAAACCACCAGCTCCTGGTCTAGAGGATCTATTTTACCACAATGGTATGTTCTCTATTTGACAACCAGCTGTGTACTGCTAAAGGGTGTTTAACATCACACATTCGCACACTCAGACACGCTAATGTACTGGCAGTTGCAGTGAGAAGAGCTATCCAAACATCCGTTATTAAAAGAGCAGGCCTTTGGTCTGGCTGACATCCCTGCCGCCCGCTTTTCCAAATGTTTTCCTGTATTACATTTCTCAGACTGATGTTTGTTGCATTTAATTATTTAACTTGTGGTGGAACATTGGAAGTTTTGGTTGCTCTGATGTTAAGCTTTTGTTGATTGTTGAGAAATCTCAAAATTAAATTGGCACAGGATCTAAGAAGCATTAGTACTCTGCAGAATGTTTTGAACTGAGCTGGCTGTGTTTCTTGTATGAAAAGTTGTTTGCTATCATCAAATGTCTTTCATAGGAGTGGATGTAGAGCTGTGGGCACATGAGCACACATATGAGAGGCTTTGGCCTGTCTATGGTGACAAGGTTAGCTTCTGCATCATAATTcatattgtgtatttttactCGATAGTCACTATGATATTCTTTTCATAGGTGTACAATGGGAGCAAAGAGCAGCCCTATACAAACCCTAAGGCTCCAGTACACATCATCACAGGCTCTGCTGTAAGTACTTTTCCATCACCTTGAAAACATTTCCACATAATTCAATGCATGAATTGACAGTAACATCAACAAAACACTGTTATGTATTGTATACAGTTcagtctgtgcagcagctgctctgccacATAAGTTTAGTACCAGCTGTTTCTCTGGTTAAGTGTTTTCTGATGTGGTGGTGAGCAGTGAGGGCATGCTTTGTCATCCAACCACAGAGGGATTAGTCATCAGCATATCAAAATGCAGCCAAACTCACACCAAGGCACAGCCACAGTTGTAAATGTCAAACAGGGCTTTGTGGACAGAGTGTGAGGGGGGAGACATGTGCCTCGGCTCTTACAGATTTACTTGAATGTCGAATCTTCTGCAGGGTTGCAGAGAGAGGACTGACAGGTTCAATCCAAACCCCAAAGACTGGAGCGCTTTCCGGAGCACAGACTACGGCTACAGCCGCATGCAAGTGGTCAATGCCACGCACCTTTACTTGGAGCAGGTCTCTGATGACCAGGTGAGTACATAATTAaagcacatgtgcacaacaaacacagccaaatttaaaaagaaaacaacagagagTGTTGCTCATATCATGACAAAGACTTTCCTGTGTGTTCCAGTATGGCAAGGTGATTGACAGCATATGGGtggtgaaagaaaaacatggcTTCTCTGCCTGGCAATGAAGATTGTCGTCCATTAAAAGAAAACTATCTGCTCTCAGATGgcactttaaactttaaacaagcacatttttaattttgcaTTGATTATGATTTTATAATTACAGAGCTGTGAATCTTTTCCACCATATAATGATCATCGTATAACTTTGACATTTTGGTCTACTAACAAAATTGTTCAAACCAAATATTACTGTTTTGCATTTGAATAAAAGCATTTTCACATTATTCTATCACTGTAGTTGAACTTTACATCAACAGGT from Parambassis ranga chromosome 22, fParRan2.1, whole genome shotgun sequence encodes:
- the acp7 gene encoding acid phosphatase type 7, giving the protein MVPVHAACVLLSLAPLLVLGVPPIWTQPEQVHLSYAGVPGSMIVTWTTFNKTESIVEYGLLGGRLFEMSTKGNATLFVDSGTEKRKLFIHRVTLTGLKPAATYVYHCGSDEGWSDVFSFTALNDSSSFSPRFALYGDLGNENPQSLSRLQKETQLGMYDVILHIGDFAYDMHEDNARIGDEFMRQIQSIAAYVPYMTCPGNHEATYNFSNYRNRFSMPGQTESLWYSWNLGSAHIISFSTEVYFYLDFGLDLLFKQYDWLTKDLEEANKPENRALRPWIITMGHRPMYCSDDDQDDCTKFDSYVRLGRNDTKPPAPGLEDLFYHNGVDVELWAHEHTYERLWPVYGDKVYNGSKEQPYTNPKAPVHIITGSAGCRERTDRFNPNPKDWSAFRSTDYGYSRMQVVNATHLYLEQVSDDQYGKVIDSIWVVKEKHGFSAWQ